In a genomic window of Dyadobacter fermentans DSM 18053:
- a CDS encoding ATP-grasp domain-containing protein, translating into MTQTLTFLCISTYFKGNDFLKALKDAGNKVFLITAKKLEHKPWVREAVDEFFYVEEEEDGTYNMNEIITGLAYVMRTRPIDRVVALDDYDVEKAAHIREYFRIPGMGQTTGRYFRDKLAMRTKALESGILVPGFSALFNDDQINRFIEKHPGPWMIKPRSEASALGIQKLSTAEELWNTIHDLGDKRHAYLVEQYKAGDVYHVDSISYNGIVIFSWNSKYLAPPFDVAHGGGIFRSVTVPFDSSEEHALQTLAVDLLKAFGLKHSASHTEVIRCHDDGKYYFLETSSRVGGAHLSEMVEASSGINLWKEWARMETAEAKGENYKLPAVRKEYAGILISLARQEWPDLSVFNDPEVVWRMNEPHHVGLVIRSKSRDKVLEIMDKYAAIIQKKYHASAPVPKKPAH; encoded by the coding sequence ATGACCCAAACTCTGACTTTTCTCTGCATTTCTACCTATTTCAAAGGCAACGACTTTTTGAAGGCTCTTAAAGATGCCGGCAACAAGGTTTTTCTGATCACCGCGAAAAAACTGGAACATAAGCCGTGGGTCAGGGAAGCTGTCGACGAATTTTTCTATGTGGAGGAGGAAGAGGATGGGACGTATAACATGAACGAGATCATCACCGGTCTCGCGTACGTGATGCGCACCCGCCCGATCGACCGCGTGGTGGCGCTCGACGATTACGATGTTGAAAAAGCGGCGCATATCCGCGAATATTTCCGCATTCCTGGGATGGGACAGACCACCGGCCGCTATTTCCGCGACAAGCTGGCCATGCGCACGAAGGCGCTCGAATCGGGCATTCTCGTTCCGGGTTTTTCGGCGCTTTTCAATGATGATCAGATCAACCGTTTTATTGAAAAACATCCCGGTCCGTGGATGATCAAACCGCGCTCGGAAGCATCGGCGCTGGGCATTCAAAAGCTCAGCACGGCGGAAGAACTTTGGAACACCATTCACGACCTCGGGGATAAGCGGCATGCTTATCTCGTGGAACAATACAAAGCCGGCGACGTCTACCACGTCGATTCTATATCTTACAATGGAATCGTTATATTCTCCTGGAACAGCAAATACCTCGCGCCGCCATTCGACGTGGCTCATGGCGGAGGCATATTCCGCTCGGTAACCGTCCCGTTCGATTCTTCCGAGGAACACGCATTGCAGACGCTCGCGGTGGATTTGCTCAAAGCTTTTGGGTTGAAACACAGCGCTTCACACACCGAGGTGATCCGTTGCCACGACGATGGTAAATACTATTTCCTGGAAACATCGTCGCGCGTAGGAGGTGCACACCTTTCGGAAATGGTCGAAGCCTCGTCGGGAATTAACCTCTGGAAGGAATGGGCGCGAATGGAAACGGCCGAGGCAAAGGGTGAAAACTACAAGCTGCCCGCCGTTCGGAAAGAATATGCCGGTATCCTCATCTCGCTCGCCCGCCAGGAATGGCCCGACCTATCGGTATTCAATGACCCGGAAGTGGTGTGGCGCATGAACGAGCCGCATCACGTGGGACTGGTGATACGCTCAAAATCACGCGATAAGGTGCTGGAAATCATGGATAAATACGCTGCCATTATCCAGAAGAAATACCACGCTTCTGCCCCGGTTCCGAAGAAGCCGGCGCATTAG
- a CDS encoding UbiA family prenyltransferase: MLNRIIAFVFFANYFVGLLAVALSVETGFQLNLPLNSPVYYVLVFCATVFYYTIAYSGPVAPKVSANPRTEWYRLHHRFTRISQVVLFSICAVAGGWYLIDNFHAVLHLPLHYSLILSVVPLAAVLYYGLLPKSIISLNLRRTGWLKAFVIGFVWAGCVNLFPMAALRIEQGITVGEPLLMLWLFTKNWMFCTVNAIMFDMKDYEDDANIELKTFAVRMGLRNTIYYVLVPLLLVGLLSFLTFAIFRGFGWPTVLFNIVPFVCLLIVAFSLQKRQSILFYLIVIDGLLLVKALCGIAGSFFAHQNLS, encoded by the coding sequence ATGTTAAACAGGATTATCGCATTTGTATTTTTTGCCAACTACTTCGTCGGACTGCTGGCTGTTGCGCTGTCCGTTGAAACTGGCTTCCAGCTGAATCTGCCGCTCAACTCGCCGGTTTACTACGTTCTTGTTTTCTGCGCCACCGTTTTTTATTACACGATCGCCTATTCCGGGCCTGTGGCGCCCAAAGTGTCGGCCAACCCGCGAACCGAATGGTACCGTCTCCATCACCGTTTTACGAGGATTAGCCAGGTGGTGCTGTTCAGCATTTGCGCGGTCGCCGGCGGCTGGTACCTGATCGACAATTTTCACGCGGTGCTGCATTTGCCGCTGCATTACTCGCTGATATTGTCGGTTGTGCCGCTTGCCGCCGTGCTGTACTACGGGTTGCTCCCGAAATCGATCATTTCGCTGAACCTCCGCCGGACAGGGTGGCTGAAAGCATTTGTGATCGGCTTTGTGTGGGCGGGGTGTGTTAATCTGTTCCCGATGGCGGCGCTGCGGATCGAGCAGGGCATTACCGTTGGCGAGCCTTTGCTGATGCTATGGCTTTTTACCAAAAACTGGATGTTTTGCACGGTGAATGCGATTATGTTCGATATGAAGGACTATGAGGACGATGCGAATATCGAATTGAAGACTTTTGCCGTGCGAATGGGCCTGCGCAATACGATTTACTATGTGCTGGTGCCGCTCCTGCTCGTCGGGCTACTTTCGTTCCTCACTTTCGCGATTTTCCGCGGCTTCGGCTGGCCCACGGTGCTGTTCAATATCGTGCCGTTTGTGTGCCTGCTCATCGTCGCATTCTCGCTGCAAAAGCGGCAGAGTATTTTGTTCTATCTCATCGTGATCGACGGCTTGCTGCTCGTGAAGGCACTTTGTGGGATAGCCGGCAGCTTCTTTGCGCACCAGAACCTTTCTTGA
- a CDS encoding PDDEXK nuclease domain-containing protein yields the protein MDNIINASLFNTVKDLIQASKQQIAISVNAEMSMLYWKIGTVIRQEILKQERAEYGKQIVATLSRQLEDVYGQSFSEKSLRRMIQFAELFPEEQIVVSLIRQLSWSHFMEILPFQDPIKREFYIQMCIHEKWSVRTFRERIQSMLYERTAISKKPEDVIINDLHLLKSEQKLNPDLVFKDPYFLDFLGLKDAYSEKDLEASIIVELQRFIIEIGTDFAFMARQKRITIDHRDYFIDLLFYHRRLKCLVVVDLKMGEFEAGFKGQMELYLRFLEKYEKIQGENDPIGLILCSGKSSEHIELMQLGKSNIRVADYLTALPSQQVLQEKLHKAVEIARHKMEQREYTNTKTGLPSD from the coding sequence ATGGACAACATCATAAACGCCTCGCTTTTCAACACGGTAAAAGACCTTATACAGGCCAGTAAGCAACAGATTGCCATTTCTGTGAATGCAGAAATGAGTATGCTCTACTGGAAAATTGGCACGGTAATCCGGCAGGAAATCCTGAAACAGGAGAGGGCAGAATACGGAAAGCAAATTGTCGCGACACTGTCGCGACAATTGGAAGATGTGTATGGACAGTCATTTTCAGAAAAAAGTCTGAGGAGAATGATCCAGTTTGCAGAGCTTTTTCCTGAGGAACAAATTGTCGTGTCACTGATACGACAATTGAGTTGGTCTCATTTTATGGAAATTCTCCCATTTCAAGACCCCATCAAACGCGAATTCTACATTCAAATGTGCATCCACGAGAAGTGGAGCGTGCGCACATTCCGGGAGCGGATTCAATCCATGCTCTACGAGCGAACGGCCATTAGCAAAAAGCCCGAGGACGTGATCATCAATGACCTGCATCTGCTCAAAAGCGAACAAAAGCTCAATCCTGACCTCGTTTTCAAAGACCCTTACTTTCTTGATTTCCTCGGCTTGAAGGACGCCTATTCGGAGAAAGATCTCGAAGCTTCGATTATCGTGGAATTGCAGCGTTTCATCATCGAGATAGGCACCGATTTCGCATTCATGGCCCGGCAGAAGCGCATTACTATCGACCACCGGGATTATTTCATCGATTTGCTCTTTTATCACCGACGGCTGAAATGCCTTGTCGTTGTCGATTTGAAAATGGGTGAATTTGAAGCGGGTTTTAAAGGCCAAATGGAGCTTTACCTTCGGTTTTTGGAGAAGTACGAAAAGATACAAGGTGAAAATGACCCGATCGGTTTGATTTTGTGCTCAGGCAAAAGCAGCGAACACATCGAATTAATGCAGCTGGGCAAAAGCAACATTCGCGTCGCCGATTACCTGACGGCGCTGCCTTCACAACAGGTTTTGCAGGAGAAACTGCATAAGGCAGTCGAGATCGCGCGGCACAAGATGGAGCAGCGGGAATACACCAATACCAAAACGGGCCTGCCAAGTGATTAG
- a CDS encoding nuclear transport factor 2 family protein: protein MKKTFLLLAFLLIGNAFVFAQSADEKAVASTVEKLKTAIISANEAELKKLTSPSLSYGHSNGLLEDQKEFIRALVSEESKFTKIDLSEQTISISGDVAMVRHKLYGDTHNKGKDPAQVKLGVLMVFQKVKGNWVLLGRQAFKLV, encoded by the coding sequence ATGAAAAAAACATTTTTGCTTCTTGCGTTCCTGCTGATAGGCAATGCATTCGTTTTCGCGCAAAGCGCGGATGAAAAGGCTGTTGCCTCAACCGTCGAAAAACTCAAAACGGCCATTATCAGCGCCAACGAGGCCGAGCTGAAAAAGCTCACCTCGCCTTCTCTCTCCTACGGCCACTCCAACGGCCTGCTGGAAGATCAGAAGGAATTTATCCGTGCACTGGTGAGCGAGGAATCTAAATTCACCAAAATCGACCTGAGCGAACAAACGATCTCCATTTCGGGAGATGTTGCGATGGTTCGTCACAAGCTGTACGGCGACACCCACAACAAAGGCAAAGATCCTGCTCAGGTAAAACTGGGTGTGTTAATGGTATTCCAGAAAGTGAAAGGAAACTGGGTCCTGCTCGGCCGCCAGGCATTCAAGCTGGTTTAA
- a CDS encoding MFS transporter, translating to METQKTSYRWRVVALLFCATTINYLDRQVLGLLKPTLEADFGWSESDFSHIVMAFQTAYAVSLIGFGAIIDKIGTKLGYVISVVVWSIAAMLHAVATGTFSFALMRAILGLGEAGNFPVAIKATAEWFPKKERALATGIFNSGANIGAVVAPIMVPWILGVYGWQEAFLITGAIGFVWLIFWWRYYELPEKQSRINQAEYDYIHSDNEADTSKEAPVKWLQLFKIRQTWAFVFGKMLTDPIWWFFLYWLPSYFAEAFKLNLSKPSPELVIVYTATTVGSIGGGYLSGYFIKKGWPVFRARKTSMLIFAFLVMPIMAAQYTTNIWQAVVLISLAAAAHQAWSANIFTTASDMFPKKAVSSVVGIGGMAGSVGGILFPLLVGIILDNYKAAGNIGGGYNLIFIICGCAYLLAWGVMHLFSPKMERVDI from the coding sequence ATGGAGACCCAGAAGACCAGCTACCGCTGGCGCGTTGTAGCCCTGTTATTCTGCGCTACCACCATCAATTACCTCGACCGCCAGGTGCTCGGCCTGCTCAAACCGACGCTGGAAGCAGATTTCGGCTGGTCGGAGTCGGATTTCAGCCACATTGTAATGGCCTTTCAAACGGCCTACGCGGTGTCGCTGATCGGTTTCGGAGCTATTATCGATAAAATCGGCACGAAATTGGGCTATGTCATTTCGGTAGTCGTGTGGAGTATTGCCGCCATGCTGCACGCCGTGGCGACAGGCACATTCAGTTTCGCGCTCATGCGTGCCATCCTCGGACTCGGCGAAGCCGGCAACTTTCCCGTGGCGATTAAGGCGACGGCCGAGTGGTTTCCCAAAAAAGAACGCGCCCTCGCAACCGGCATATTCAACTCCGGCGCGAACATCGGGGCGGTGGTGGCCCCAATCATGGTCCCTTGGATTTTGGGCGTGTATGGCTGGCAGGAAGCATTTTTGATCACCGGCGCCATCGGCTTCGTGTGGCTCATTTTCTGGTGGCGCTATTACGAACTTCCCGAAAAGCAAAGCCGCATCAACCAGGCCGAATACGACTACATTCACAGCGACAACGAGGCCGATACGAGCAAGGAAGCGCCGGTTAAATGGCTGCAACTGTTCAAAATCCGGCAGACCTGGGCATTTGTTTTCGGTAAAATGCTCACCGACCCTATCTGGTGGTTTTTCCTGTACTGGCTGCCTTCCTACTTCGCAGAGGCATTCAAACTGAACCTTTCGAAACCGAGCCCCGAACTCGTGATCGTGTACACTGCCACGACCGTTGGCAGCATTGGCGGCGGATATTTGTCGGGTTATTTTATCAAAAAAGGCTGGCCGGTATTCCGGGCGAGAAAGACTTCCATGCTCATTTTCGCATTCCTCGTCATGCCCATTATGGCTGCGCAATACACGACGAACATCTGGCAGGCGGTGGTGCTTATCAGCCTTGCCGCAGCTGCGCACCAGGCTTGGAGCGCAAATATTTTCACAACGGCCTCGGATATGTTTCCCAAAAAGGCCGTAAGTTCGGTCGTCGGCATAGGTGGAATGGCCGGATCAGTAGGAGGCATCCTGTTTCCTCTTTTGGTAGGGATCATTCTGGACAACTACAAAGCTGCCGGGAACATCGGAGGCGGATACAACCTCATTTTCATCATCTGCGGGTGCGCCTACCTGCTTGCATGGGGAGTAATGCACTTGTTTTCGCCGAAAATGGAGCGGGTGGATATATAG
- a CDS encoding class I SAM-dependent methyltransferase, whose protein sequence is MLNNYDRIATNYDRLSRLVFGKSIVRAQRSLLPAIAPRSRILIVGGGTGWILEEISRLHASGLVIDYVEISSNMLDLARERDCKANRVAFIHMAIENYAAPAPYDVIMTPFLFDNFSRPRAQEVFDKLNYYLKPGGQWLFTDFHIDKGTNRLWQKALLRSMYIFFRNISRVEADQLPDMQAHFVQNGYQLTFESYHFGRFIRSAAYRKSGDGGSAAPENKPFVKNHD, encoded by the coding sequence ATGCTGAATAATTACGACCGTATCGCCACGAATTACGACAGGCTCAGCAGGCTGGTGTTCGGAAAATCCATTGTCCGTGCACAGCGGTCGTTGCTGCCGGCCATTGCACCGCGCTCGCGGATACTGATCGTGGGCGGCGGCACCGGCTGGATTCTGGAAGAGATATCCCGCCTGCATGCTTCCGGCCTGGTGATCGATTACGTCGAAATTTCATCCAATATGCTCGACCTCGCCCGCGAAAGAGACTGCAAGGCGAACCGGGTCGCATTTATTCACATGGCCATTGAAAATTATGCCGCGCCTGCACCGTATGACGTGATTATGACGCCGTTCCTGTTCGACAATTTCAGTCGCCCGCGTGCGCAGGAGGTTTTTGATAAACTAAATTATTACCTCAAACCGGGCGGACAATGGCTCTTCACCGATTTTCATATCGACAAAGGCACTAACCGACTGTGGCAAAAGGCATTGCTGCGATCGATGTACATTTTCTTCCGGAACATCAGCCGCGTAGAAGCGGACCAGCTGCCAGATATGCAGGCGCATTTTGTTCAAAACGGCTACCAACTCACTTTTGAAAGTTATCATTTCGGCCGTTTCATCCGCTCGGCGGCTTACCGGAAATCAGGCGACGGCGGTTCGGCGGCGCCCGAAAATAAACCGTTCGTTAAAAATCACGATTGA
- a CDS encoding tagaturonate reductase has protein sequence MGNLFRENLRQLRNQPAVVVADDSVFQLPEKVLQFGTGAFLRGLADYFIDKANRQGVFNGRIVVVKSTDQGDTKAFERQDNLYTICSRGIQDGEAKEENIISSAISRVLSAKTQWSLVLDLAKNPAVGIVISNTTETGIQLVQDDIYQWPPVSFPGKLLAFLYARYVAFNGSADSGVVIIPTELIAENGKKLESIILELAHRNGLEVAFIDWIEQCNFFCNSLVDRIVPGKPDETRLKELEEELGYRDELLITTEHYHLWAIEGDEQIRQKIGFYGIDEGLIIEPDIEQYRELKLRLLNGAHTLGGGLAHLCGFKTVVEAMSDPFFSAFITHLMESEIATAIPYDVRPAVALAFSRQVADRFRNPHILHKWFNINQNYSAKILSRVIPTYLNYEARNGYLPEYMTFGLAVFIHYMKVVKKEGDNYYGRLEGVPYLIQDPKAPFFYQKWQMASLPDMVQAILKDASIWGRDLNKVESVHSSIVKYLQSIAQNGVAETLKTLLERTEYA, from the coding sequence ATGGGCAATCTCTTCCGGGAAAACCTCCGCCAGCTCAGGAACCAGCCCGCTGTGGTCGTGGCCGATGATTCGGTGTTCCAGCTGCCTGAAAAAGTTTTGCAGTTCGGCACCGGCGCATTCCTCCGCGGCCTGGCCGATTATTTCATAGACAAAGCCAACCGGCAAGGCGTTTTCAACGGCCGGATCGTGGTCGTCAAATCGACCGACCAGGGCGATACCAAGGCATTTGAAAGGCAGGATAACCTGTACACGATCTGTTCCCGCGGCATTCAGGATGGCGAGGCGAAGGAAGAAAACATCATTTCGTCGGCCATTAGCCGCGTGCTTTCGGCCAAAACACAATGGTCGCTCGTGCTGGACCTCGCTAAAAACCCAGCCGTCGGCATCGTGATCTCGAACACGACCGAAACCGGCATCCAGCTCGTACAGGACGACATTTACCAATGGCCGCCCGTGTCGTTTCCCGGCAAGCTGCTCGCGTTTTTGTATGCACGTTACGTCGCATTCAACGGCAGCGCGGACAGCGGTGTGGTCATTATCCCAACCGAACTCATCGCCGAAAACGGCAAAAAACTCGAATCTATTATCCTCGAACTCGCGCACCGGAACGGGTTGGAAGTTGCGTTTATCGATTGGATCGAGCAATGCAACTTCTTCTGCAACTCGCTCGTCGACCGCATCGTGCCCGGCAAACCCGACGAAACACGATTGAAAGAGCTGGAAGAAGAGCTGGGCTACCGCGACGAGCTGCTGATTACCACCGAGCATTACCACTTGTGGGCGATCGAAGGCGACGAGCAAATCCGGCAAAAAATCGGCTTTTACGGCATCGACGAGGGGCTTATCATCGAACCGGACATTGAGCAATACCGCGAACTAAAACTCCGCCTGCTGAACGGCGCGCACACATTAGGCGGCGGCCTGGCCCATTTGTGCGGTTTCAAAACCGTGGTAGAAGCGATGAGCGATCCGTTTTTTTCCGCTTTTATCACCCATCTGATGGAAAGCGAAATTGCGACGGCCATTCCCTACGACGTCCGCCCCGCCGTGGCGCTGGCATTCAGCCGCCAGGTAGCCGACCGCTTCCGCAATCCGCACATATTGCATAAGTGGTTCAATATCAATCAGAATTATTCTGCCAAGATTCTTTCACGGGTTATCCCTACTTACCTGAACTACGAGGCCCGGAACGGCTACCTGCCCGAATACATGACATTTGGCCTGGCCGTATTCATCCATTATATGAAAGTGGTAAAGAAAGAAGGCGACAACTATTACGGTCGCCTGGAAGGAGTTCCTTACCTGATCCAGGACCCGAAAGCGCCTTTCTTTTATCAAAAATGGCAAATGGCATCGCTGCCCGATATGGTGCAGGCTATTCTCAAAGACGCGTCGATCTGGGGGCGCGACCTCAACAAAGTTGAATCTGTCCACAGTTCCATTGTAAAATATCTTCAATCCATCGCTCAGAACGGCGTTGCGGAAACACTTAAAACGCTTCTTGAAAGAACAGAATATGCTTAA
- a CDS encoding M20/M25/M40 family metallo-hydrolase yields MKRIYLLLTLWVTCQAACLPTALVFAQGTNPVPKDAVVESIIKEATENSQLEKLGHELMDVIGPRLVGSPQMQQAHDWAVATYKGWNITARNEKWGEWRGWERGVSHIDMVAPRVKSLEGMQLAWSPGTNGKTVTADVVILPEVADSAAFRKWLPSAKGKFVLISMNQPTGRPDYNWQEFGTKESFEKMKKDRDAQTEAWANRLRKTGYNARGLPLALEKAGAAGVVMSYWSKGFGANKIFGAYTKSIPTIDISLEDYGLLYRLAESGHTPRISVKADAKETGVSPTFNTIGEIRGTEKPNEYVILSAHFDSWDGGSGATDNGTGTLVMMEAMRILKKVYPNPKRTILVGHWGSEEQGLNGSRAFVEDHPEIVQNIQAVFNQDNGTGRVVNLTGQGFLNSYEYLTRWLSKVPEPIRTPIETTFPGAPGAGGSDFASFVAAGAPAFSLSSLSWSYGTYTWHTNRDTYDKIVFDDVRSNAILAAILAYQASEDPAKTSREKSILPADSKGVPAAWPEPRKPIRRGGLD; encoded by the coding sequence ATGAAAAGAATCTATTTACTCCTGACCCTTTGGGTTACATGCCAGGCCGCATGTTTGCCTACCGCGCTCGTTTTCGCGCAAGGTACCAACCCGGTCCCGAAGGACGCGGTAGTGGAAAGTATCATCAAGGAGGCTACTGAAAACTCGCAATTGGAAAAGCTGGGCCACGAACTGATGGACGTCATTGGCCCGCGGCTCGTCGGCTCGCCGCAAATGCAGCAGGCGCATGATTGGGCCGTTGCGACTTATAAAGGCTGGAATATCACCGCCAGGAATGAGAAATGGGGCGAATGGCGCGGCTGGGAACGGGGCGTTTCGCATATCGATATGGTGGCGCCGCGCGTAAAATCACTGGAAGGCATGCAGCTCGCATGGAGCCCGGGCACCAATGGCAAAACGGTTACCGCCGACGTGGTGATCCTGCCCGAGGTAGCCGATTCGGCCGCATTCAGGAAGTGGCTGCCCTCGGCGAAAGGAAAGTTCGTGCTCATCAGCATGAACCAGCCCACCGGCCGGCCGGATTATAATTGGCAGGAGTTCGGCACGAAAGAGTCGTTTGAAAAGATGAAAAAGGACCGCGACGCGCAGACCGAGGCCTGGGCTAACCGGCTGCGCAAAACGGGTTACAATGCCCGCGGGCTGCCGCTGGCGTTGGAGAAAGCGGGCGCGGCAGGCGTGGTGATGTCGTATTGGTCAAAAGGTTTTGGGGCCAACAAGATCTTCGGGGCTTACACCAAAAGCATCCCGACGATCGATATTTCGCTCGAAGATTACGGCTTGCTGTACCGCCTGGCCGAATCCGGCCACACGCCGCGGATCAGTGTGAAAGCGGATGCGAAAGAAACCGGCGTAAGCCCGACATTCAATACGATCGGGGAAATCAGGGGTACGGAGAAACCCAATGAATACGTGATCCTGTCCGCCCATTTCGATTCGTGGGACGGCGGCAGCGGCGCCACCGACAATGGCACCGGCACGCTGGTGATGATGGAAGCAATGCGCATCCTCAAAAAAGTGTATCCCAATCCCAAACGCACGATCCTCGTCGGCCACTGGGGAAGCGAAGAACAGGGGCTGAACGGCTCACGCGCATTCGTGGAGGACCATCCCGAGATCGTGCAGAACATTCAGGCAGTGTTTAATCAGGATAATGGAACGGGGCGGGTCGTGAACCTCACGGGCCAGGGCTTTCTGAACTCCTATGAATACCTGACGCGCTGGCTTTCGAAAGTGCCCGAACCGATCCGCACGCCGATCGAAACCACGTTTCCCGGAGCGCCGGGTGCAGGCGGTTCCGATTTTGCTTCGTTCGTAGCGGCGGGTGCGCCGGCGTTTTCGCTGAGCTCGCTGAGCTGGTCCTACGGCACCTATACCTGGCATACCAACCGCGACACATACGACAAAATCGTGTTCGACGACGTGCGCAGTAACGCCATCCTGGCTGCGATTTTGGCCTATCAGGCAAGCGAAGACCCCGCAAAAACTTCACGCGAGAAAAGCATTCTCCCCGCAGATTCGAAAGGAGTGCCCGCCGCCTGGCCGGAGCCACGCAAACCTATCCGTCGCGGAGGACTGGATTAA
- a CDS encoding leucyl aminopeptidase family protein: MQIEIIEELTEDLLVVRSFEQGSEPENQQMFKAEKGETWWYSSKELWIGLGNAPKMPGIIRIFRSLFSKRKDRWPEHITLDARGRSAEWVGNAVNGIALGGYNLQLYKTEPKPVSEFFKSGRLLILTESPEEVAGAANDALKTALTQIRIMDLTNAPSNYKKPATLAEWARASGAANGYAVEILDKAQLEEKGMHALLAVSQGSAEPPVMIVSEYKPEHYTQTVALVGKGVTFDTGGISIKPSANMHLMKSDMGGAAAVLGAVELAAQLKLPVRVIGVIPSTENSVDGSAMKPGDVIGSYAGKTIEVIDTDAEGRLILADGLHYAVKHYQPDVLIDLATLTGSIIQTLGYEAAGLFTPNDELAADLINAAEHTGERLWRLPVWDEYKEEISSDIADVKNYHGKPLAGAIVAAKFLEVFTGGHTAWAHLDIAGTAFGDTEFAPGRAGTAYGIRLLIAYLSKLS, encoded by the coding sequence ATGCAAATAGAGATCATTGAGGAGCTTACCGAAGACCTGCTGGTCGTCCGCTCCTTCGAGCAAGGCAGTGAGCCGGAAAACCAGCAAATGTTCAAAGCCGAAAAAGGCGAAACCTGGTGGTATTCGTCCAAAGAACTTTGGATTGGCTTGGGAAATGCCCCGAAAATGCCCGGCATTATCCGCATTTTCAGGTCCCTTTTTTCCAAACGGAAGGACCGCTGGCCCGAACACATTACGCTGGACGCGCGCGGCCGCAGCGCCGAATGGGTGGGCAACGCGGTGAACGGGATTGCATTGGGAGGCTACAACCTGCAACTGTACAAGACGGAACCGAAACCAGTGAGCGAATTTTTTAAGTCGGGGAGGTTGCTCATTTTAACCGAATCGCCCGAAGAAGTGGCGGGAGCGGCCAACGACGCGCTGAAAACGGCATTGACCCAGATCCGCATTATGGATTTGACGAATGCACCTTCTAACTACAAAAAACCGGCAACGCTGGCCGAATGGGCGCGTGCTTCGGGCGCGGCGAATGGTTATGCGGTCGAAATCCTCGACAAAGCTCAGCTGGAAGAAAAAGGCATGCATGCATTGCTGGCCGTGAGCCAGGGAAGCGCGGAACCTCCGGTAATGATCGTTTCGGAATACAAGCCGGAGCATTACACCCAAACCGTGGCGCTCGTGGGCAAAGGGGTTACGTTCGATACCGGCGGGATTTCCATTAAACCCTCCGCGAACATGCATTTGATGAAGAGCGATATGGGCGGTGCGGCTGCGGTGCTGGGCGCAGTGGAGCTCGCCGCGCAGCTGAAATTGCCGGTGCGGGTGATCGGTGTGATACCTTCTACGGAAAATTCCGTCGACGGCTCGGCGATGAAACCCGGCGATGTGATCGGTTCCTATGCCGGGAAGACGATCGAGGTGATTGATACCGACGCAGAAGGAAGGCTGATCCTCGCCGACGGACTGCATTATGCCGTCAAGCATTACCAGCCCGACGTGCTCATAGACCTCGCAACGCTCACGGGCAGCATCATCCAAACCCTCGGCTACGAAGCTGCAGGCCTTTTTACACCCAACGATGAGCTCGCGGCCGACCTTATTAACGCCGCGGAGCACACAGGCGAGCGGCTGTGGCGCCTGCCCGTTTGGGATGAATACAAAGAAGAGATCAGCTCGGACATTGCCGATGTGAAAAACTACCACGGCAAACCGCTCGCCGGCGCCATCGTGGCGGCGAAATTCTTGGAAGTTTTTACCGGCGGGCACACCGCCTGGGCCCACCTCGACATCGCAGGAACCGCCTTCGGCGATACCGAATTTGCTCCCGGCCGCGCGGGGACCGCATATGGCATACGCCTGCTGATCGCCTATCTCTCGAAGCTGTCCTAA